A single window of Salvia splendens isolate huo1 chromosome 6, SspV2, whole genome shotgun sequence DNA harbors:
- the LOC121809766 gene encoding protein DETOXIFICATION 43-like: MADQNADVSPAGKWKFPVFVFFQDARNVFKRDELGLEILRIAFPAALALAADPIASLIDTAFIGHLGPVEIAAVGVSIAIFNQASKVAIFPLVSITTSFVAQEDTISRITDEQQGHLDLEKAPDAKSKPHDALSAEPKSKPDDAVLAEAKSKPENSKRRHIPSASTALILGVVLGLIQTTFLVFLAKPLLGLMGVKTGSPMLAPAERYLTIRSLGAPAVLLSLAMQGIFRGFKDTKTPLYAIVVGDLTNIILDPIFIFMCRWGVSGAAIAHVLSQYLITLILFFKLSTQIMLLTPTLKNLQLKKFLKNGSLLLTRVIAVTICVTLAASLAARFGPTPMAAFQICLQVWLTSSLLADGLAVAGQAILACAFAEKDYQKATAAATRVLQMGFVLGLGLAVFVGMGLQFGSGIFSKDKSVIHMIAIGIPFVAATQPINSLAFVFDGVNFGASDFAYSAYSMVLVSIVSIGSLFLLSKTNGYIGIWFALTIYMGLRTFAGFWRMGTGTGPWRFLKGRSSS, translated from the exons ATGGCTGATCAGAATGCTGATGTGTCTCCGGCCGGAAAGTGGAAGTTCCCGGTGTTTGTCTTCTTCCAAGATGCtag GAATGTTTTCAAGAGGGATGAGCTAGGATTGGAGATACTGCGCATCGCCTTCCCGGCCGCCCTAGCACTGGCAGCCGATCCCATTGCATCTCTCATCGACACGGCCTTCATAGGCCACCTAGGTCCCGTGGAAATCGCAGCTGTTGGAGTGTCCATTGCCATCTTCAACCAAGCCTCTAAAGTGGCCATATTCCCACTTGTCAGCATCACCACCTCGTTCGTTGCTCAGGAAGATACCATCAGCAGAATCACCGATGAGCAGCAAGGCCACCTCGACTTGGAGAAGGCACCCGATGCCAAATCCAAGCCTCATGATGCTTTATCAGCAGAGCCCAAGTCCAAGCCTGATGATGCTGTTTTGGCAGAAGCCAAGTCCAAGCCAGAGAATAGCAAGCGCCGCCACATCCCCTCAGCATCCACAGCTCTGATTCTTGGTGTAGTGCTGGGCCTCATCCAGACCACATTCCTTGTCTTCCTAGCAAAACCCCTGTTGGGCTTGATGGGCGTGAAAAcg GGATCTCCAATGCTGGCCCCTGCAGAGAGGTACCTAACCATAAGGTCACTTGGGGCTCCAGCAGTTCTCTTGTCTCTAGCCATGCAAGGCATCTTTCGCGGATTTAAGGATACGAAAACTCCTCTTTATGCTATTG TTGTAGGTGATCTAACAAACATAATCTTGGACCCCATTTTCATATTCATGTGTCGTTGGGGCGTCTCCGGTGCTGCCATTGCTCATGTCCTTTCACA GTACTTGATCACTCTGATTCTGTTTTTCAAGCTATCTACACAGATTATGTTGTTAACTCCAACTCTCAAAAATCTGCAGCTGAAAAAATTCCTCAAGAATG GTTCCCTCTTGCTTACAAGAGTGATAGCTGTGACTATCTGTGTGACTTTGGCTGCCTCACTGGCTGCACGGTTCGGCCCCACTCCCATGGCTGCATTCCAGATATGCCTGCAGGTCTGGCTCACTTCTTCACTTCTTGCTGACGGCTTGGCAGTTGCTGGACAG GCAATCCTTGCTTGTGCATTTGCTGAGAAAGACTATCAGAAAGCAACAGCTGCTGCAACTCGAGTGCTGCAG ATGGGATTCGTGCTTGGGCTCGGCCTTGCTGTGTTCGTTGGAATGGGGCTGCAGTTCGGATCAGGAATATTCTCCAAGGACAAAAGTGTTATTCATATGATCGCCATAGGCATCCCG TTTGTGGCAGCTACACAACCTATAAACTCGCTAGCATTCGTTTTCGATGGTGTCAATTTTGGAGCGTCCGACTTTGCATACTCTGCGTACTCCATG GTGCTTGTATCGATAGTAAGCATCGGATCATTGTTTCTTCTGTCGAAAACTAACGGTTACATCGGGATCTGGTTTGCTTTGACCATCTACATGGGACTAAGAACATTTGCTGGGTTTTGGAG GATGGGAACAGGAACAGGACCCTGGCGCTTTCTCAAGGGGAGATCTTCATCATAG
- the LOC121807101 gene encoding uncharacterized protein LOC121807101 encodes MGEYKMEESEEEALCRSYPSSFYFVQSPSTVSHANSNNHPPRLTYSSSRGSNNTTSSSHFNNNNNNQDLPLPLKLAEDLHYENSNQAAWIQYFSFNYSNSGTWICMQLSWRFLVSFIIALLVFYLAAKPPHPTLSLEVAGVRQFRLGEGVDASGVTTKLLSCNFSIDFIIDNQSKLFALHIHPPIIKLIFGRLTFATSQIQGRELYAGSDDLTMLRFNVGTKNKAMYGAGRNMQDFLESEQGLPLVIKVSLTSRFNVIWGIFEPKYHHEAQCLVLLNDNYDKKHRTQLYNSTCIINS; translated from the exons ATGGGTGAATACAAAATGGAAGAGAGTGAAGAAGAAGCGTTGTGTCGATCTTATCCTAGCTCTTTCTACTTCGTGCAAAGCCCATCCACCGTTTCTCATGCGAATAGCAATAATCACCCGCCTCGTCTAACTTACTCCTCCTCTCGAGGATCCAACAACACCACCTCCTCCTCACAtttcaacaacaacaacaacaaccaaGATCTACCTCTTCCTCTTAAACTAGCGGAGGACTTGCATTATGAAAACAGTAATCAAGCTGCATGGATTCAGTATTTTTCCTTCAATTATTCCAACTCGGGGACTTGGATTTGTATGCAGCTGAGTTGGAGATTTTTGGTTAGTTTCATCATTGCTCTGCTTGTTTTCTACCTTGCTGCTAAGCCGCCACACCCCACCCTTTCCCTTGAG GTTGCAGGAGTTAGACAATTTAGATTAGGGGAGGGAGTGGATGCCTCTGGTGTGACAACTAAGTTACTAAGCTGCAATTTCTccattgattttataatagacaACCAATCCAAGCTCTTTGCCCTTCACATCCACCCTCCCATCATCAAATTAATATTTGGCCGTCTCACTTTTGCAACCTCACAG ATACAGGGAAGAGAATTGTATGCTGGGAGTGATGATTTGACAATGCTGAGGTTTAATGTTGGAACAAAAAATAAGGCCATGTATGGTGCTGGGAGAAACATGCAAGATTTTCTGGAATCTGAACAAGGGCTGCCTTTGGTAATAAAAGTGAGCTTGACATCAAGATTCAATGTGATTTGGGGGATTTTTGAACCTAAATATCATCATGAAGCTCAATGTTTGGTGCTCCTAAATGATAATTATGATAAGAAACATAGGACTCAACTCTACAACAGCACTTGTATAATTAATTCCTag
- the LOC121806261 gene encoding pentatricopeptide repeat-containing protein At1g77360, mitochondrial-like has translation MILRNRCHNRPFFRFLLFGRLHSSVQDSSDVTKRVCKILMSCPKLGLDTVLDQSGIRVSEEVAEKVLERFENAGMLAHRFFEWAGKQRNYEHTVRAYHTMIESMAKIRQYEIMWDLVNAMRGKGMLNIETFCIIMRKYARAQKVDEAVYTFNIMKKYDVPPNLAAFNGLLSALCKSKNVRKAQEIFDKMKNDQFCPDPKSYSILIEGWGRAPNLPKARELFNEMVDSGCKPDIVTYGIMVDILCKAGRTDEAVGVVNEMELRGCQPTSFIYSVLIHTYGIENRIEDGIDTFLQMERNGVKADVAVYNSLISAFCKVNKLENAYKVVDEMDKKGVSPNSRTCNILINSLIGRGETDEAFKVFRKLSRLCDPDADTYTMMIKMFCERDELEVADKVWRYMERKQFAPSLHTFSALINGLCDKGEASRACVLMEEMMERGIRPGRHTFGKLRKLLVKEEREDVAEFLQAKMNLLVKEPLCD, from the coding sequence ATGATCTTGAGAAATCGCTGCCACAATAGGCCATTTTTCAGGTTCTTGTTATTTGGCAGGCTGCATAGTTCAGTGCAAGATTCATCTGATGTAACAAAAAGGGTGTGCAAGATCTTGATGTCCTGCCCCAAACTAGGCCTCGACACGGTTCTTGATCAAAGCGGCATCCGTGTTTCCGAAGAGGTAGCTGAGAAGGTCCTTGAGCGGTTCGAGAATGCCGGGATGCTAGCTCACCGCTTCTTTGAGTGGGCCGGGAAGCAGAGAAACTATGAACACACTGTCCGCGCCTACCACACCATGATTGAATCAATGGCGAAGATAAGGCAGTACGAGATCATGTGGGATCTCGTGAACGCTATGAGGGGCAAAGGGATGCTCAACATCGAGACGTTCTGCATCATCATGAGGAAGTACGCCCGGGCACAGAAGGTGGACGAGGCAGTCTACACATTCAACATCATGAAGAAGTATGACGTGCCTCCCAATCTGGCCGCGTTCAATGGCTTGCTCAGCGCCTTGTGCAAGTCAAAGAATGTGAGGAAAGCTCAGGAGATTTTTGATAAGATGAAGAATGATCAGTTCTGTCCTGATCCGAAGAGCTACAGCATTTTGATTGAAGGATGGGGGAGGGCTCCCAATTTGCCTAAGGCCAGGGAGCTCTTCAATGAGATGGTTGATTCTGGCTGCAAACCGGATATCGTCACGTATGGGATCATGGTCGACATCCTCTGCAAGGCGGGACGCACAGACGAAgcagttggagttgtgaatGAGATGGAGTTGAGAGGCTGTCAGCCAACATCTTTTATCTATAGTGTTCTGATACATACATATGGGATTGAGAATAGGATTGAGGATGGCATTGATACATTCCTTCAAATGGAGAGAAACGGGGTGAAGGCCGATGTGGCTGTGTATAATTCCTTGATCAGTGCTTTCTGCAAAGTGAACAAGCTCGAAAATGCCTACAAAGTTGTGGATGAGATGGACAAGAAGGGGGTGAGTCCGAATTCAAGAACCTGCAACATTCTCATCAACAGCTTGATTGGCCGTGGGGAGACGGATGAGGCATTTAAGGTGTTCCGAAAGCTGTCTAGACTCTGTGACCCTGATGCAGACACGTACACGATGATGATCAAGATGTTCTGCGAGAGAGATGAGCTGGAGGTGGCTGACAAGGTGTGGAGGTATATGGAGAGGAAGCAGTTTGCTCCAAGCTTACACACGTTTTCGGCACTGATCAACGGGCTTTGTGACAAGGGTGAGGCCTCTAGGGCTTGCGTCTTGATGGAGGAGATGATGGAACGAGGGATTCGTCCGGGGAGGCACACGTTTGGGAAGCTGAGAAAGCTACTTGTCAAGGAAGAGAGGGAAGATGTAGCTGAGTTTTTGCAGGCAAAGATGAATCTCTTGGTCAAAGAACCGCTATGTGATTAA